In the genome of Enterococcus hirae ATCC 9790, one region contains:
- a CDS encoding lysozyme family protein, which produces MNVYEKKKKSIFRRIVSFLVIVLVIGVLIILGKTYQSIKRVEKYEPEITTAIKKYHMEEYESLVKGIILTESKGKGIDLMQSSESAYGKANLIDNQKESIDQGVSYLAEMINEAKKQGCDLDTAIQAYNFGKDYIVYVKKRGGENTMEIAEEYSKNVLSPLLGNEKKTKYRYWRVPSLLYNGGYLYHNGGNMFYTKVVKMNEDLIELYDKVFN; this is translated from the coding sequence GTGAATGTTTATGAAAAAAAGAAAAAATCAATCTTTCGAAGAATCGTCTCTTTTTTAGTGATTGTCTTGGTCATAGGAGTATTGATCATCTTAGGAAAAACCTATCAATCAATTAAAAGAGTAGAAAAGTACGAACCAGAAATAACAACAGCAATCAAAAAGTACCATATGGAAGAGTACGAGTCTTTGGTCAAGGGGATCATTTTAACAGAATCAAAAGGCAAGGGGATTGATTTGATGCAAAGTTCGGAAAGCGCCTATGGTAAAGCCAATTTGATCGATAATCAAAAAGAAAGTATCGATCAAGGAGTCAGCTACTTAGCAGAAATGATCAATGAGGCAAAAAAACAAGGATGTGATCTTGATACAGCTATACAAGCCTATAACTTCGGTAAGGATTATATTGTCTACGTAAAAAAACGAGGTGGGGAAAATACTATGGAGATAGCAGAAGAATATTCCAAAAATGTCTTGAGTCCACTTTTAGGTAATGAGAAAAAAACCAAGTATCGCTATTGGCGAGTCCCCTCATTGCTTTACAATGGCGGTTATCTTTATCATAATGGAGGGAACATGTTTTACACAAAAGTTGTCAAGATGAATGAAGACCTCATTGAGTTATATGACAAAGTTTTTAACTAA
- a CDS encoding alpha/beta fold hydrolase, translating into MKKEKKYAKMTDGTEIYYEKSGNGMPLFLLHGNDGSGRFFSEQVPVFSQFYTVYLIDSRGHGRSTNQANTLSFRLMAEDLYTIMLLEGITKANILGFSDGANLGLVFSSYYPEKVHRLILNSGNTLVKGVLFSARLLSYCHYIGMWLLSLVCPSLRKNLLVIKLLLKDIGLSTADLEKIKCKTLIIVGKKDVIRLQHSLYLAKTIPNASFVLVNEQGHQLARKDPQRFNQEVLDFLSE; encoded by the coding sequence GTGAAAAAAGAAAAGAAATATGCAAAAATGACTGATGGAACAGAGATCTATTATGAGAAAAGCGGAAATGGCATGCCTCTGTTTTTACTCCATGGTAATGATGGCAGTGGTCGTTTCTTCTCAGAGCAAGTTCCTGTCTTTAGTCAGTTTTATACCGTTTATCTCATTGATAGTCGAGGTCACGGACGTTCAACGAATCAAGCAAATACCTTGTCTTTTCGTTTGATGGCAGAAGATCTTTATACCATCATGCTACTTGAAGGAATTACAAAAGCAAATATACTAGGTTTTAGTGATGGAGCTAATCTTGGATTGGTCTTTTCAAGTTATTATCCAGAGAAAGTACATCGATTAATATTAAATTCAGGAAATACTTTAGTTAAAGGGGTTTTATTCTCAGCGAGACTGCTTAGCTACTGTCATTATATTGGTATGTGGTTGCTTTCTTTAGTTTGCCCATCGCTTAGAAAAAATTTGTTGGTGATCAAATTGTTGTTAAAAGATATCGGTCTTTCAACAGCAGATTTAGAGAAAATTAAATGTAAAACATTGATTATTGTTGGAAAAAAAGATGTGATCAGACTGCAACACTCCCTTTACCTAGCAAAAACGATCCCAAATGCTTCTTTTGTTTTAGTGAACGAACAAGGACATCAGTTAGCTAGAAAAGATCCTCAACGTTTCAATCAAGAAGTATTAGATTTTTTGTCTGAATAA